In a genomic window of Wyeomyia smithii strain HCP4-BCI-WySm-NY-G18 chromosome 1, ASM2978416v1, whole genome shotgun sequence:
- the LOC129716996 gene encoding uncharacterized protein LOC129716996 gives MDERTHFPLAERAVEQDVYMDDVLTGVDNEETALRLRMQLEEMLQKGGFRLRKWASNCPSALQGMSEDNLAVVRTEGYQLDSDPAVRTLGLIWHPNTDVFKFRFKIPDLTEGETLTKRRVLSIIATLFDPLGLIGAVIMQLLWCLKDEKDNRLGWDQPLPVKVQDDWRYFHGQLLLSNELVISRCVIRPKAVSVELHVFSDASERAYGACAYVRSIDTGGNVSVALLTSKSKVAPLQCQSIPRLELCGARMAAELSKQVVEALKMDMEMTFWTDSTCVLRWIRAAPSTWTTFVANRVAKIQVLTENKIWRHVPGLENPADLISRGINPNQIQNNVLWWEGPAWLKAEREFWPEQPADSIAEDVTREARRSVLHCTSQQEAFSSWYVRKFSTFTALLRCTAHFCRRLDRSKGVERNERSGFLKASELKLAEQMLIRCVQKEVFVDEWKALSNNSVV, from the coding sequence ATGGATGAGCGAACACATTTTCCTCTCGCAGAAAGGGCTGTGGAGCAAGACGTGTATATGGACGACGTTTTGACTGGGGTCGATAATGAGGAAACAGCATTAAGGTTAAGAATGCAGTTAGAGGAAATGCTGCAGAAGGGCGGCTTTCGATTGAGAAAGTGGGCGTCAAATTGTCCCTCAGCCTTGCAAGGCATGTCAGAGGACAATTTAGCAGTGGTAAGGACCGAGGGATACCAACTGGATTCAGATCCAGCAGTAAGAACGTTGGGACTCATCTGGCATCCAAACACGGACGTATTTAAATTTCGGTTCAAGATACCAGATTTAACTGAGGGCGAAACACTAACGAAACGCAGAGTTCTATCGATCATCGCTACACTTTTTGATCCGCTGGGCTTGATTGGAGCGGTGATAATGCAGTTGCTGTGGTGCTTGAAGGATGAAAAGGATAACCGATTGGGGTGGGATCAGCCCCTACCAGTGAAGGTTCAAGATGATTGGAGGTATTTTCACGGTCAGCTACTATTGTCGAACGAGCTGGTGATAAGTCGTTGTGTGATTCGACCAAAAGCAGTCTCTGTGGAGCTGCACGTGTTTTCAGACGCGTCCGAGCGTGCGTATGGAGCGTGTGCGTATGTCAGAAGCATAGATACAGGAGGAAATGTTTCAGTCGCACTACTTACTTCCAAATCTAAGGTGGCACCGCTGCAATGCCAATCCATACCAAGGTTGGAATTATGCGGAGCACGCATGGCGGCAGAACTATCGAAACAAGTGGTTGAGGCTCTGAAAATGGACATGGAAATGACGTTTTGGACGGATTCCACCTGCGTCCTCAGATGGATTAGGGCTGCGCCGTCAACATGGACAACCTTTGTAGCTAATAGGGTAGCAAAAATTCAAGTGCTTACCGAAAATAAGATATGGCGGCATGTTCCGGGATTAGAGAATCCTGCCGATCTTATCTCACGGGGAATTAACCCGAATCAAATTCAGAACAACGTTCTTTGGTGGGAAGGCCCTGCGTGGCTCAAAGCAGAAAGGGAATTCTGGCCAGAGCAGCCAGCCGATTCTATTGCAGAGGATGTAACCCGAGAAGCTCGTCGTTCGGTTCTGCATTGCACAAGCCAGCAGGAAGCATTTAGCTCTTGGTACGTACGGAAATTTTCGACGTTCACAGCGCTTTTGAGGTGTACTGCACACTTTTGTAGACGGCTGGATCGTTCCAAAGGAGTGGAGCGTAATGAGCGGAGTGGCTTCTTAAAGGCATCGGAGCTGAAATTGGCAGAACAGATGTTGATTCGTTGCGTGCAGAAAGAGGTATTTGTGGACGAGTGGAAGGCACTCTCAAATAATTCAGTTGTATAA
- the LOC129716995 gene encoding uncharacterized protein LOC129716995 encodes MSEEKLIRVGGRLASSPSNEETKHPVVLPARHPFTRLLLEHYHHKLLHASPQLLLGTVRLKYWPLGGRTVARQIVHNRQRCFRVEPKSIQQLMGELPAARVTAARSFSKTGVDYFGPIYVRPGPRRTAVKGYVAVFVCMCTKAVHLELVTDLSTECFLKALRRFIARRGRCSEIFSDNGTNSGGNRNQLKLLFELVRSKEHQECVMKECANEGIYWHFNPPSAPHFGGLWEAAVKSAKYHLVRVLGDHAASIEDMSTLLAQVEGCPNSRPLTPMSDNPYDFEPLTPGHFLIGTSLQQFPDPDYSTIPMNRLRHWQVMQKKLQEFWKSWYLEYLAQLQGRTKRWRPAVPITEGQLVVIREENLPPIKWKLGRVQEVHPGDDGVIRKFSNFSAGEDVGYFEYHNRSKYHKPQRTTPVGIQQQLLHGTSGRCDDKQLHKCHQHQCIIIPEVATDRFRDVPPEKSGFLWRRWRLELNKTS; translated from the exons ATGTCAGAGGAGAAATTAATTAGAGTTGGAGGACGACTAGCCAGTTCACCTAGTAACGAGGAAACTAAGCACCCCGTCGTGCTCCCAGCAAGGCATCCATTCACAAGGCTTCTTCTTGAGCATTACCACCATAAGTTACTACACGCAAGTCCGCAATTACTGCTTGGTACGGTGAGATTAAAATACTGGCCATTGGGTGGTCGCACCGTAGCACGACAGATTGTACATAATCGTCAGCGATGTTTCAGAGTTGAACCGAAATCAATCCAACAGTTGATGGGGGAGTTGCCAGCAGCGCGAGTGACTGCCGCCCGTTCGTTTTCCAAAACTGGGGTGGACTATTTCGGTCCTATTTATGTGCGTCCAGGACCTCGCCGCACAGCCGTGAAGGGTTACGTTGCGGTGTTTGTTTGTATGTGTACAAAGGCAGTGCACTTGGAGCTTGTGACAGACCTTTCTACGGAGTGTTTTCTGAAGGCATTGCGTAGATTCATCGCGAGGAGAGGTAGATGCTCGGAAATATTCTCGGACAATGGTACGAATTCCGGTGGAAATCGAAACCAGTTGAAATTGTTGTTCGAACTGGTACGTAGTAAGGAACACCAAGAGTGCGTGATGAAGGAATGTGCAAACGAAGGAATTTATTGGCACTTCAACCCACCGAGTGCTCCCCATTTCGGTGGCTTATGGGAAGCGGCAGTTAAATCAGCTAAATACCATTTAGTGCGGGTTCTCGGGGATCACGCTGCATCTATCGAAGACATGAGCACTCTTCTGGCGCAAGTTGAAGGCTGTCCTAATTCAAGACCGTTGACACCCATGTCTGATAACCCCTACGATTTTGAGCCGCTGACAccaggtcattttttaattGGAACATCTCTGCAACAATTCCCAGATCCTGATTATTCCACTATTCCCATGAATCGACTCAGGCATTGGCAAGTCATGCAAAAGAAGCTGCAGGAATTTTGGAAGAGTTGGTACTTGGAGTACTTAGCCCAACTGCAAGGAAGAACCAAGCGTTGGCGTCCTGCAGTTCCGATTACCGAAGGGCAGTTAGTCGTTATACGGGAGGAAAACCTACCACCAATTAAATGGAAGCTGGGTAGAGTTCAAGAGGTGCATCCTGGAGACGATGGAGTCATCAGG AAATTCAGCAATTTCAGCGCGGGCGAGGATGTTGGCTACTTCGAATATCACAACCGTAGTAAATATCACAAACCACAGCGAACCACCCCTGTCGGTATTCAACAACAATTGCTGCATGGGACGTCAGGGCGGTGCGATGACAAGCAACTGCATAAGTGTCACCAGCATCAGTGCATCATCATCCCGGAGGTTGCTACGGACCGTTTTCGTGATGTTCCACCTGAAAAGAGCGGATTTCTTTGGCGCCGGTGGCGTCTAGAGCTGAACAAAACCAGTTAG